The sequence CTGGCTACTTCCCCCGAACAATGAGCCGGCGACCAAGGTCGCCGATCTTATAGTGCGTAGAAGCGGCCTTAGTCCGCCAATCGACGTCATGGCTCTACTGACGGACGTCGCGGAGGTGAGAGTCGAAGATTGGAAGTTTGATTGCGATGCAATAGCGGTTGGACTTGCCCCAATAAGTGGGGACGAAAGACCTGCGGTCTTTGTCAAGAAGGACATTCCTTACCGAAGATTTCGCTTCACCCTTGCCCATGAACTCGGCCATATTCGGCTGGGATGGCATATCGGCGTGCTTTCGTGTAAGCCTTCATACTCGGAGTTCTCTCTAGAACCAACTGCTCCACTTACTCGAGAGACGCTTCGTACAGGGCGACTAGCGGCCGAGATGGAGGGTGAAGCAACTAGGTTCGCCTCCCACCTGCTGATACCTCAATCGTTGGTAGAAGCTGCTGCGAGTTCGACAGACGATGTAGGAAAAACCCTGGAAGCCCTTGAGATGGCTGACGTTTCTGCCCTTGCCGCTGTGATGAGGCTGTCTCAGTGCTTACTTCCCGGCTTCCTATTTGAGATAAGTGAAGAGGATTCCTGGCGTACGGTGCGATCCTCCGGCACTCACGTACCTAGTTCAGTACGTCGCGGAAAAAAACTGACAGACCATTCGCATAGCCACGGGTCATTAAATTTTGCGGGTCGCAAGATCAGGTGGTATCAGTTTAGTAGTTTTCAGTCGAGCGCAGTCACGAGTGATCCTCGCTCGGCGACGGACCTACTCAGGGCGGCCATAGCTAAGGAGACTACGAGCTCCCTCACTGCTGACCAGCTATTCTTGAAGATAAATGGCGTCGTCGGTGGGATGCTGTCCAGAGACCGCTTTTCGACCGAAGACCAGGCGCTCGCGATTCTAGAGCAGCGCTTTGCTAGCGAGACCGGATACCGGTCGGTCACCGACAGCCCGGAGTTCGCTGCGTACCTGAAGAAAAAAGCTACTGAACGACTGACCGCTAAGAGGCGAACGACGCGCACAAAGTAGCGGCTCGGCCGGGCGGCCGAGGACGGCGCGAAGCGCCGCCCGCAGTGCCGCATCGGCCTAGCAGGCCCGCTTCTTGATTCAATAGCGCCTAATTCGGCAACGGAACGGATGGTACGACGCCGCGCTCGTAGCGGGTTTGTCCGGTGCGATAGGCGTCGAGGGCGACAACGAGGCGGCGAGCGAGGCGACCGCTGGCACGAGACCTGCCTCCGCAATCTGCGCTTGCATATGATGACACTCGCCGAGCTACCGCTGAGAGCGATAACGCCGGGAGTGGTTCGGGACTGGTACGGAAAAGCGATGCGGGCGGACGGCGGTAAGACATCAATCGCGCAGTCCTATCGATTCTTCCGCGCCGTGATGAACGCGGCGGTCCGGGAAGGCGCCATCCTCCGCAATCCCTGCACCCTCAGGCGCCGGCGCCGACCACGCCAAGGAACGACCAACTGCCACTCCGGGCCGCAGATCGTCGCCCTGGTCGACGCCATCACTCCGCGGTAACGCGCTGCCGTCCTCCTCGCGGCATGGGGCGGCCTCCGCCGCGGCGAAATCGTCGGACTTCACCGTGAGGACGTCGACCTCGCTGCGGGCACAGTCCGCGTACGCCGCAGCCGCGCCGAGCTGCTGGAGAGCAAGGTCGCCTACGACAAGGACCCCAAGTCGGAAGCCGGCAAACGCAGCGTCGCTCTCCCGCCCCACATCCTCCCGGTACTCGCCGAGCACCTCGACCTCTGGGCCGGCGACAAACGGGTCTTCGTCGGCCGCACCGGCGAACCCATGCGAGGCGACGCCATCCGCCAAGCCTTCACCCGCGCCCGCACCAAGGTCGGCATGAACGACTTCCGCTTCCACGACCTCCGCCACACCGGCCAGACCCTCGCCGCCGCCACCAGCGCCACCCTCGCCGATCTCGAGAAGCGCTTGGGTCACTCGTCCGACTCGGCTGCTTCTCGATATATGCACTATGTCGAAGGCAAGGATCGCGACATCGCGATCAAGCTGTCCTCACTCGCCGCGGAAGTATCCCCTCCCGACTAGAGCCTTCTCGCGCTCAGTAGTCGATTGCACGCGCACGGTAGCAGTCGTACCAGGCTTGTCAGGCAGGTGAGCTTCGATTAGAGTGCGCGGCTTCGGACCGGGGGGAACATGAGAACTGTTACCGAACTTCGCGTCAACCCGCAGTGCCTAGAGCTGAAGGCCGATACTGAGCTAGAGGAAGCTACTCTCGACCTAGTAAGGACGCTGCTTCGTGAGGAGCGAGTCGCGTACTTAGCCGACTCCATTCTCGTCTCCAGAGGCGAGTTACTCGACGCATATGCGGAACTGAAAAAGCGTCGCCGGCAGGCTGGTGGACTGCCAACGGATCCAGCTAGCTCCGAGATCGCGAGTGTGGCCGCGGGAATCGCAGCCGCCTCAGCCAGGAATGGCGAACAAGCCTCAGGGGTGACCGAGACGGGGATCGTCGTTGAAAGGGTAGAACGGGACCGGGATACTCTATCGCGTCGCCTTCGTGCAATACGTCATGGGCTGGCGATCCTAGCCCAGATTCCGCCGGACGATCAAGATGTCATTGAATCTGGGCTGCGTGACCTTTTGCACGATCGAGATAACGATGTGTATGGTCTCCTATTCCAGCAAGGAACGGGCTTCACGATAAGGCTCAGACATCATAGTCCTGACAGACTTAAGGCCGCGACCGAGAAAGTCGTCAATATCCTCGCTCCCCGGCCGGCAGCAGACTTGGACCGAGCTCTAGCGGAAGTGAAGAGCATTTCGTCCATCAAACAGCGCCTCGAAATCGACTTTCTCGGTTCAATTGAAATGAAGACACCGGCCGGCGAGCTGGCGCAAACTGGGCATGTGCACGTCGTTAGATCGCAGCTCGGTCTGCTAGGATACCTGGCCACTAGAGCCCCACAAATATGGCTTGTCTGGCTGACAGCCTTCTTGGCCGGCGTAGATCTTGTGTGGGAACTCTTCTTGGCGGGAAGCGCCTCGTCGGGATTTTCTTGGGGCGGATGGATCGCACAGTTCTGCGCCCGCCTAAGCACAGGCGCGTTTGGAGCTTACCTCGTCGCCCTTTTCACCCGGTACGGCGAGATCCGAAAGGCACTTCGTTCCGATCGTCGATCTACGAGGCGATTGACAAGCGCGGCGTATGGCGCGGTAGTCGAATGGACAACTGCCGAGTCGTAGCACCTAGGCCGATCGGCTGGGAGGCTAGGATGTTGCACGAGAGCAGCACGGCGTTCGTCCGGGATAGCTTTCAGCTGCGGATATTGGATCGAACGCGCCTTCCTGAAAAGCGGAAGGTCGGCGGTTCGACCCCGCCCCTGCCCACCCTCCCCTCTCGTTCTGCTGCGAGGGTGTGCCCTATGGCGTCGACCACGCGCACATGAGTCGTCGTGTCGACTACTACGAGGATCCCGATGCGCCGCGGGCGAACAGCATGGTGCCTTCGGTCAATGTCGTCGTGGAGAACAACGAGGCACGGCGGGAGTTCTCGATCCTGCTCACGGCGAGGCCGACCGGTGGCGGGCCGACGCCGAGCAGCGAGTCGAGCGACGTGGTCTGGACTCCCGTCGAGGCTGTCGCTGAGCTTCAGATGGACCGGTCCATGCGGCGACGGCTCGGCCACTATGTGGATCCCGCCGTCTGGCCGCACTTTGGCTGAGGCGCTGCTCGTCGTCGTGTCCGGGCTTCCCGGCAGTGGGAAGACGACCTTGGCGCGGACCATCGGACCTCGGCTGTCGGTGCCGGTGGTCGAACGGGACCGCCTCGCCGAGGTCTGCTTCGACGCGGTGGGCGCCGAGTCGCCGGCCGTGGCTCAGCTCGGCTCGGTGAGCTACGAGTTGCTCTTCCATGTGACGCGGGAGTTCATGGCGTCTGGGCGTTCGGTCCTGGTGGAGAGCAACTTCAGCCGGGCCCGGCACGCGGACCAGCTGCGCGCGCTGGTCGACGGTTCGGCGTACCGCCTGACGGAGGTGCACTGCCGGGCGCCCGGAGACGTACTCCTGGACCGGTACGTCGCGAGAGTCCGAGGCGGCGACCGGCACGCGCGTCACGACGACCTGAACCGCATCACAGAGTTCGCGGCGATCTTCGGCGATCCTGCTCGCCACGAGGATGCGGTGCTCTTCCCGGACCGGGCGCTCGTCCTGGACACCGCCCATGACGTCCCGGTGGAGCACGTAGTGAGGCACCTGGCCTGACGTCCTGTTGGATCTACGTCAGCGGGCAACGGAAAGTCCTCGGGCAGCGGGACGGCGTCGAGCACCATGCTGGTGTCGCCCCGTGCTCGATGTAGTGGGTCTGGCCTGCGCGGTAGGCGTCCAGAGCGACGGTGAGGCGGCGGGCGAGGCGCTGGATCGAGTCGCGTCGGCGCCGGGCAGGTCGCGGAAGTCGTAGGAGCGCAGCTCCTCCGTCTGGAGGCTGATGGCGGCGGGGCCTGCTGGTCCTCACTGGCCGCAGACCCTGATCCGCGTCCAGAATGACCGCCGAGGCCCGGATCTCGCTCGGCCGCGAGCCGAAGGAGTCCTGGGCCGACTTCGCCGCCGGCTGGCGGGAGCTCGGCGCGACCCACCTGTGCGTGAACACGATGGACGCCGGCCTCACCGAGGTCGAGCAGCACCTGGACGCGCTCCGCGAGATGATCGCCCTCGGAGCGGCGCCTTCGCGGACCTCGTGGACGGGACGAGCGGACCTGGCGACCGGGCGCTGGTGGACGCGATGCGGGCGGAGGCCGGGTGAGGCATCTCGGGGTTCCGTATCGGTCGCAGTGGGCCGGGTTGGGCTGCAACGCGGCGGTGGTCGGGGGTGCGGATCCGTGTACGACGGGACCGTGGTGGGAGACCGGGTTCACCGATGCCGACGCGTACCGGTTCTGGTCGGGGAAGGTGTGCGGGCTGGCCTGTCTGGAGTCGGCGCTGGACCACTGGCGACGAAGCCGGCCGGATCGGGCCGCGCTGCTCGGCGAGGCCTTGGAGTACGGCGTCTACGTACGGCGGGACGATGGCGGCGTCGACGGGTTGATCTACGCGCCATTCCTGCGCTGGATCGTGGCGCGGTTCGGGATCGCGGGCGAGGTGCACACAGAGACCTCGCTGCGAGATCTGGCGAGCACGGTCGGGCCGCGCTCGTTCGCGATCGCCTCGGTCAGCCCGGGGATCCGCTGGCCGGACCGGCCGAACGAGCGGCGCGGCGGGCATCTGGTGCTGATCACCGGGCGAGACGGGGATCGGGTCTGGTTCCACAACCCGTCCGGATTCGAGGCGAACTCGACGCTCCCGCTCGACGTGATGGACCGCTTCTTCGCTGGCCGCGGCATGACGATCAGCCGGTGACGATCGCGGCCGCGGCGCGACGATCAGCCGGTGACGATCTCGGTCGCGGCGCGAAGCAGAACCACAGGGTCGGCGGGCGGCAGCACGTGCAGGTCCCAGGAGGACAGCAGGTCCAGCGTCAGGTCCCGCTCCGCGCACAGATGAGAAGCCGCGCTCGCGACATCAGGGACGCCCAGCTTGTCGAGGTACCAGTCCAGCCAGGTCGGGTCCTCGCGCGCCGCCGCCCGGGGCAACGCGACCAGCGGATCCTCGTCCAGGTAGAGCACGACCGGTCGCACGATCTCGGCCAGCGCCGCGAGGAACGAACCCAGAGCCGCCGGCGAGTGCCCCCAGGCCCGCAGCGACGGCAGGTACGGGAACAGCGCGTCGGTGACGACGAAGTCCCCGTCACAGCGACCG is a genomic window of Mycobacteriales bacterium containing:
- a CDS encoding ImmA/IrrE family metallo-endopeptidase, with the translated sequence WLLPPNNEPATKVADLIVRRSGLSPPIDVMALLTDVAEVRVEDWKFDCDAIAVGLAPISGDERPAVFVKKDIPYRRFRFTLAHELGHIRLGWHIGVLSCKPSYSEFSLEPTAPLTRETLRTGRLAAEMEGEATRFASHLLIPQSLVEAAASSTDDVGKTLEALEMADVSALAAVMRLSQCLLPGFLFEISEEDSWRTVRSSGTHVPSSVRRGKKLTDHSHSHGSLNFAGRKIRWYQFSSFQSSAVTSDPRSATDLLRAAIAKETTSSLTADQLFLKINGVVGGMLSRDRFSTEDQALAILEQRFASETGYRSVTDSPEFAAYLKKKATERLTAKRRTTRTK
- a CDS encoding AAA family ATPase, with amino-acid sequence MWIPPSGRTLAEALLVVVSGLPGSGKTTLARTIGPRLSVPVVERDRLAEVCFDAVGAESPAVAQLGSVSYELLFHVTREFMASGRSVLVESNFSRARHADQLRALVDGSAYRLTEVHCRAPGDVLLDRYVARVRGGDRHARHDDLNRITEFAAIFGDPARHEDAVLFPDRALVLDTAHDVPVEHVVRHLA
- a CDS encoding C39 family peptidase; amino-acid sequence: MRHLGVPYRSQWAGLGCNAAVVGGADPCTTGPWWETGFTDADAYRFWSGKVCGLACLESALDHWRRSRPDRAALLGEALEYGVYVRRDDGGVDGLIYAPFLRWIVARFGIAGEVHTETSLRDLASTVGPRSFAIASVSPGIRWPDRPNERRGGHLVLITGRDGDRVWFHNPSGFEANSTLPLDVMDRFFAGRGMTISR